A genomic window from Agreia sp. COWG includes:
- a CDS encoding mechanosensitive ion channel family protein, protein MLTDFLQTELARVIVGAILAAAAAVVVVLVVALVFRVAARHRPWARQLVDRARRSFRAALIVIFVWISLGITVTDETAGPLVALVMRILCIVAVAWFVGAIVIFLEDLGLAKYRIDTPDNRVARRVRTQVLILRRLSIVVIVIVALGSVLLSFPGAQTFGTSLLASAGLLSIIAGLAVQSSLSNVFSGMQLAFSDAIRVDDVVIVEGEWGRVEEITLTYVVVHIWDDRRMILPSTYFTSKPYQNWTRRNSELLGSVEFDLDWRVTPQHMREELDRVLSRTPLWDKRVSVLQVTDATGGYVRIRILVSAVDAPALFDLRCFVREELVTWLHEQSPVSLPRVRVQPTDVADMRKPSLEPEPNTGAGGLFSGDPEAESRGNLFTGRIDVVPEEDRR, encoded by the coding sequence ATGCTCACCGACTTCCTCCAGACCGAGCTCGCGCGGGTCATCGTCGGCGCGATTCTGGCCGCCGCCGCGGCCGTCGTGGTGGTGCTCGTCGTGGCCCTCGTGTTCCGGGTGGCAGCCCGGCACCGGCCGTGGGCAAGGCAGCTGGTCGATCGGGCGCGGCGCTCGTTCCGCGCAGCACTGATCGTCATATTCGTGTGGATCTCGCTCGGGATCACCGTGACCGACGAGACGGCCGGTCCACTCGTCGCCCTCGTGATGCGCATCCTGTGCATCGTCGCCGTGGCCTGGTTCGTCGGGGCAATCGTGATCTTCCTCGAAGATCTCGGCCTGGCCAAGTACCGGATCGACACCCCAGACAACAGGGTCGCGCGGCGCGTGCGCACCCAGGTGCTGATCCTTCGACGTCTCAGCATCGTGGTGATCGTCATCGTCGCACTCGGATCGGTGCTGCTGTCTTTTCCCGGCGCCCAGACCTTCGGAACCAGCCTGCTCGCCTCGGCCGGCCTGCTATCGATCATCGCCGGCCTCGCCGTGCAGTCGAGCCTGTCGAATGTCTTCTCTGGAATGCAACTGGCCTTCAGCGATGCCATCAGGGTCGATGACGTCGTGATCGTCGAGGGCGAGTGGGGCCGGGTCGAAGAGATCACCCTCACTTATGTGGTCGTGCACATCTGGGACGACCGCCGCATGATCCTGCCGTCGACCTACTTCACGTCGAAGCCCTACCAGAACTGGACCAGGCGCAATTCGGAGCTTCTCGGCAGCGTGGAGTTCGACCTCGACTGGCGGGTCACCCCGCAGCACATGCGAGAGGAACTCGACAGGGTGCTCAGCAGAACGCCGCTCTGGGACAAGCGGGTGAGTGTCTTGCAGGTGACGGACGCGACGGGCGGCTACGTGCGCATCCGAATACTCGTCAGTGCGGTCGACGCCCCCGCGTTGTTCGACCTGCGCTGTTTTGTGCGAGAGGAGCTCGTGACCTGGCTGCACGAGCAGAGCCCGGTGTCGCTGCCTCGCGTCAGGGTGCAGCCGACCGACGTCGCCGACATGCGAAAGCCCTCCCTTGAACCGGAGCCGAACACCGGTGCGGGAGGGCTGTTCAGCGGCGATCCGGAGGCTGAGAGCCGCGGCAATCTCTTCACGGGGCGCATCGACGTCGTACCGGAGGAGGACCGCCGCTGA
- a CDS encoding DUF305 domain-containing protein, which translates to MTDSVRATAPSRWRLTAAAAIASLLVLCIGLVGGWLLAERASDPASSSAEAGFARDMQQHHNQAVEMALIVRDRSDDPEIRSLAYDIATSQAQQSGQMYAWLNDWGLPQASPTPAMSWMSEPPLDGSAGAGHAHDQTGSAESALNAASRPMPGMASTADLDRLRTADEAGAEVLFLTLMLAHHRGGVEMADGVLERSEHPLVSTLARAIVFAQSGEIDYMERLLADRTG; encoded by the coding sequence GTGACCGACTCGGTGCGTGCGACCGCGCCGTCTCGCTGGCGTCTCACCGCGGCGGCCGCCATCGCAAGCCTGCTGGTCTTGTGCATCGGACTCGTCGGGGGCTGGTTGCTCGCGGAGCGCGCTTCAGATCCGGCTTCGTCGAGTGCAGAGGCGGGTTTCGCGCGCGACATGCAGCAGCACCACAACCAGGCCGTGGAGATGGCGCTGATCGTGCGGGACCGCTCGGACGACCCCGAGATCAGAAGCCTCGCCTACGACATCGCCACCTCGCAGGCCCAGCAGTCCGGCCAGATGTATGCCTGGCTGAACGACTGGGGCCTCCCCCAGGCCAGCCCGACGCCCGCGATGTCGTGGATGTCGGAGCCGCCCCTGGATGGGTCGGCGGGGGCTGGACACGCCCACGATCAGACGGGTTCTGCCGAGAGCGCGCTCAATGCCGCGTCGAGACCGATGCCGGGCATGGCGAGCACCGCCGACCTCGATCGCCTCCGCACCGCCGACGAAGCGGGGGCCGAGGTGCTCTTTCTCACGCTGATGCTCGCTCACCATCGCGGCGGAGTCGAGATGGCGGACGGCGTGCTCGAGCGCAGTGAGCACCCTCTGGTCAGCACGCTCGCCCGCGCTATCGTGTTCGCGCAGTCCGGCGAGATCGACTACATGGAACGCCTGCTGGCCGATCGCACGGGCTGA
- a CDS encoding DUF3105 domain-containing protein: MTPPPEDTAPTNTTSPTLTVKQQRAADREVKLAAFRKAQQRQKRQRLIGIITGSVAAVAVLGLLIGFVVTSATPKPDPSSIAIDGLQTYPGLTANHVTTAVDYPQNPPVGGDHAARWLNCGVYTESVPNENAVHALEHGAVWVAYDPAQLDEAALERVRSTLPDSYIVVSPVDDLDSPIVASAWGAQIALENADDPRLALFIDRFWRSNDAPEPGAACTGGIDAPGRVA; the protein is encoded by the coding sequence GTGACCCCGCCACCCGAAGACACCGCCCCCACGAACACCACATCCCCCACGTTGACGGTCAAACAGCAGCGTGCCGCCGACCGCGAGGTCAAACTCGCGGCGTTCCGCAAGGCGCAGCAGCGGCAGAAACGACAGCGCCTCATAGGGATCATCACCGGTTCGGTGGCCGCCGTGGCCGTTCTCGGCCTTCTCATCGGCTTCGTCGTCACCAGCGCGACGCCGAAGCCCGATCCATCGTCGATCGCCATCGACGGCCTGCAGACCTACCCGGGCCTCACCGCGAACCACGTCACCACCGCCGTGGATTACCCGCAGAATCCCCCCGTGGGCGGGGATCACGCCGCCCGCTGGCTCAACTGCGGCGTCTACACCGAGTCCGTGCCGAACGAGAACGCCGTGCACGCCCTCGAGCACGGCGCGGTGTGGGTTGCATACGATCCTGCGCAGCTCGACGAGGCCGCACTCGAGAGGGTGCGATCGACGCTCCCCGATTCCTACATCGTGGTGTCGCCCGTCGATGACCTCGACTCGCCCATCGTGGCCAGCGCCTGGGGCGCGCAGATCGCCCTCGAGAACGCCGACGATCCCCGCCTGGCGCTCTTCATCGACCGGTTCTGGCGCAGCAACGACGCACCCGAACCCGGGGCGGCCTGCACCGGTGGCATCGATGCTCCGGGTCGCGTGGCGTGA